From bacterium, the proteins below share one genomic window:
- a CDS encoding FHA domain-containing protein, giving the protein MSIPIKFETVGEDSFEITRSTSGIVTIGREPENDIVVDSTSVSRRHACIFSAGSQWVLRDFESTNGTWINGVKVVPGSDCLLRLGDVVQFADVLIKISASDGQTHTQSAESLLIFKGEHFDREIPFDAATSRFVVGGPEADETYENVSTDRPLIIVTRNPHGLEAIVDSRNTATGVGVVVDGTAVSGNVVLKDRSQITSGPLNIFVNLAPTHNAAGQSFSDRNAARPRSMSGVHSRKDLGLENLTEIEEDKKRLLDSRRFVFGDADKDSTTQTQFTPAGQRGKTGGRSSHEVSSAVRFSAVGNEDEPNLNEKTIKVLIGFGVFVVFALIILLIILLLYR; this is encoded by the coding sequence ATGTCCATTCCAATCAAATTTGAAACAGTCGGCGAAGATTCTTTTGAAATCACTAGATCAACTTCTGGAATAGTTACAATTGGGCGTGAACCAGAAAATGATATCGTTGTTGATAGCACTTCTGTATCCAGGCGCCATGCTTGTATTTTTTCTGCAGGCAGCCAGTGGGTTCTAAGGGATTTCGAAAGCACTAATGGCACTTGGATTAACGGTGTAAAAGTTGTACCCGGTAGTGATTGTCTTTTGCGTCTTGGAGATGTCGTCCAATTTGCCGATGTGCTCATTAAAATTTCAGCAAGCGATGGACAAACTCACACTCAATCAGCTGAATCGCTCTTGATCTTTAAAGGCGAACATTTCGATCGCGAAATTCCCTTTGACGCCGCAACATCACGTTTCGTTGTTGGCGGACCTGAAGCAGATGAAACATACGAAAATGTCTCAACAGATCGCCCCTTGATTATTGTTACTCGTAACCCGCATGGCTTAGAGGCAATTGTCGACTCCCGTAATACGGCAACTGGAGTAGGGGTTGTTGTCGACGGGACAGCGGTTTCTGGCAATGTGGTCCTTAAAGACCGCTCGCAAATTACTTCTGGGCCACTGAATATTTTCGTCAATCTCGCACCCACGCATAACGCTGCCGGTCAAAGTTTTTCTGATCGTAACGCCGCACGCCCCCGCTCTATGTCGGGAGTGCACAGCCGCAAGGACTTGGGCCTCGAAAACCTGACTGAGATTGAGGAGGATAAGAAACGCTTGCTCGATAGTCGACGCTTTGTGTTTGGCGATGCTGACAAAGATAGCACAACACAAACGCAGTTTACGCCTGCAGGTCAGCGGGGCAAGACTGGCGGAAGATCTAGCCATGAAGTTTCTTCAGCAGTTCGCTTTTCGGCAGTAGGGAATGAAGACGAGCCGAATCTCAACGAAAAAACAATTAAGGTCTTGATTGGATTTGGTGTTTTCGTCGTATTCGCTTTAATTATTCTGCTGATTATTCTACTCCTTTATCGCTAA
- a CDS encoding valine--tRNA ligase, with product MASEDLKSSGTTGAYDATAIESRLAESWQQSKTFHADPASAKPPFSIVIPPPNVTGSLHLGHALNNTLQDILVRYQKMSGAEVLWMPGTDHAGIATQNVVEKQLAQAGQSKHDLGREKFLERVWEWKDTSGGQIISQLKRLGCSCDWERERFTMDQGLSKAVREVFVRLYKEGLIYRGDYMINWCPRCESALADLEVEYPDQATSGMIYRLRYELVESPGNYLMVDTTRPETMLGDTAVAVHPEDERYQKLHGAKLRLPITGRIIPVIADAFVDREFGTGVVKITPGHDPNDFEAGRRHQLPIITVLDQQGKMNDQALHYKGLDRFECRKKILVELESLGALVEKKPHLNKIGRCYRCQTVTEPLVSTQWFMRMRELADQAIQAVREGRTEIIPQAWSSTYYQWLENIRDWCISRQLWWGHQIPVWYCECGQEIVSTETPTACACGSKKLRQDPDVLDTWFSSALWPFSTMGWPDQTATLQRFYPTSVLVTGFDILFFWVARMMMMGIKLTGVVPFHKVYLHAMVRDEHGQKMSKTKGNVIDPLDLIRDYGADALRFTLCIMTLQGRDVNISTKRIEGYRNFINKIWNATRYTAKVVEEVGTKPQSFDPSSFGQWILSRLSTTTAEVNAALSNYQFSEACSALYRFFWDDFCAWYLEASKPLIKLGDINQQQAIANTLNFVVETTLKLLHPVIPFVTTQIWQDRHQTDIVLEKFPQLSDLPQSLDQQKVQTAAVLIELITAIRTARAEKNVPPSSAVTVSLECSAELQQVLSLQSDLIVNLARLTELKFSSVAPAGDYVSKLFAGANKVHLSLQGLIDPEAEKQKLLKQQQSVEKELARVKNKLASTDFRARAPEMVVQKEEEKLREFEAELKIIRQALAGL from the coding sequence ATGGCTTCGGAAGATCTTAAATCGAGCGGCACTACTGGTGCATATGATGCAACGGCAATTGAGTCGCGCCTTGCCGAGAGTTGGCAGCAGTCCAAGACTTTTCATGCTGACCCAGCCTCAGCCAAACCGCCTTTTTCGATTGTGATTCCGCCGCCGAATGTCACGGGATCGCTACATCTCGGTCATGCCCTGAATAATACACTGCAAGACATCCTTGTGCGGTATCAAAAAATGTCTGGGGCTGAAGTGCTCTGGATGCCCGGGACTGATCACGCCGGAATCGCTACGCAAAACGTAGTTGAGAAGCAGCTTGCCCAAGCTGGTCAATCCAAGCACGACCTTGGACGTGAAAAATTTCTCGAGCGAGTTTGGGAGTGGAAAGATACTTCCGGTGGGCAAATTATTTCGCAACTAAAACGGCTAGGTTGTTCCTGCGATTGGGAGCGCGAGCGCTTTACGATGGATCAAGGACTTTCTAAGGCAGTGCGCGAAGTTTTTGTGCGACTCTACAAGGAAGGCTTAATTTATCGCGGCGATTACATGATTAACTGGTGCCCGCGGTGTGAAAGCGCGCTGGCAGATCTTGAAGTCGAGTATCCAGATCAAGCAACCTCGGGAATGATTTACCGGCTGCGTTACGAACTTGTCGAGAGCCCCGGAAATTATCTGATGGTCGACACTACGCGCCCAGAAACAATGCTTGGCGATACCGCAGTAGCTGTGCACCCCGAGGACGAACGCTATCAAAAGTTGCATGGCGCTAAACTGCGCCTGCCCATTACAGGACGAATTATTCCTGTAATCGCCGATGCTTTTGTTGATCGTGAATTTGGTACGGGCGTTGTGAAAATTACCCCCGGGCACGATCCTAACGATTTTGAAGCCGGACGGCGTCATCAATTGCCAATTATTACGGTGCTAGATCAGCAAGGGAAAATGAACGATCAAGCGCTGCACTACAAAGGCCTGGACCGTTTCGAATGTCGTAAAAAAATCCTTGTCGAACTCGAGTCCCTCGGAGCGCTAGTCGAAAAGAAGCCACACTTAAATAAAATTGGCCGCTGCTATCGCTGTCAGACCGTGACCGAACCACTAGTTTCGACTCAATGGTTTATGCGCATGCGTGAACTTGCCGACCAGGCAATTCAAGCTGTGCGCGAGGGACGTACCGAGATTATTCCGCAGGCTTGGTCGAGTACTTACTATCAGTGGCTGGAAAATATTCGTGATTGGTGCATTTCACGTCAACTCTGGTGGGGGCATCAAATCCCTGTCTGGTATTGTGAATGTGGCCAGGAAATTGTTTCAACTGAAACTCCAACTGCTTGTGCCTGTGGTAGTAAGAAACTCCGCCAAGACCCGGATGTGCTCGACACCTGGTTTAGTTCTGCGCTCTGGCCCTTTAGCACCATGGGTTGGCCCGACCAAACTGCAACACTCCAGCGCTTTTATCCAACCAGCGTCTTAGTTACAGGCTTTGATATTTTGTTTTTCTGGGTAGCGCGAATGATGATGATGGGCATCAAGCTTACTGGGGTTGTGCCTTTTCATAAAGTTTATCTGCATGCGATGGTGCGCGACGAGCATGGGCAGAAAATGTCGAAAACTAAGGGTAACGTGATTGATCCGCTGGACTTAATCCGGGATTATGGGGCTGATGCCCTGCGCTTTACGCTTTGCATCATGACCCTACAAGGTCGAGATGTGAATATTTCGACCAAGCGCATCGAAGGCTATCGGAATTTCATTAATAAAATCTGGAATGCTACGCGTTATACTGCCAAGGTTGTTGAAGAAGTAGGTACTAAACCTCAGAGCTTCGATCCAAGTTCTTTTGGACAGTGGATTTTATCGCGGCTGAGCACAACTACTGCAGAAGTTAATGCTGCACTCAGTAATTATCAATTTAGTGAAGCTTGTAGCGCACTCTATCGGTTTTTTTGGGATGACTTCTGTGCTTGGTATTTGGAAGCCTCTAAGCCATTGATTAAACTCGGCGATATTAATCAACAGCAGGCAATTGCTAATACTTTAAATTTTGTCGTCGAAACCACGCTCAAGCTCTTACACCCTGTGATTCCTTTTGTGACAACGCAAATCTGGCAGGACCGACATCAGACCGACATTGTTTTAGAAAAATTCCCGCAACTCAGTGATTTGCCACAGTCACTTGACCAGCAAAAAGTTCAAACAGCAGCAGTGTTAATTGAACTAATTACTGCGATTCGCACTGCCCGCGCAGAGAAAAATGTACCACCTAGTAGCGCTGTTACTGTTAGTCTCGAGTGTTCAGCAGAATTACAACAAGTGCTTAGCCTGCAGAGTGACTTAATTGTGAATCTTGCTCGCTTGACAGAGCTTAAATTCTCGAGCGTTGCTCCCGCAGGGGACTATGTTTCTAAATTATTTGCCGGTGCCAATAAGGTTCATCTGAGTCTGCAAGGTTTAATCGATCCAGAGGCAGAGAAGCAAAAACTTTTAAAACAGCAACAAAGCGTGGAAAAAGAATTAGCACGAGTTAAAAATAAACTCGCTTCGACCGATTTTCGTGCTCGTGCACCTGAAATGGTAGTGCAAAAGGAAGAGGAAAAACTCCGCGAGTTTGAAGCTGAACTCAAAATCATCCGACAAGCACTGGCAGGACTGTAA
- the nadC gene encoding carboxylating nicotinate-nucleotide diphosphorylase yields the protein MKTNLKIPPGIDQAQLEHLINLGLIEDIGQDFKSGDVTTNACVPAIRLGTATLLAKEELVVCGLFLVSQIFAKIDPTVQIKELAMEGSQVKAGAVLCEISGPLRSLLTAERLILNFIQRLSGIATQARRLQALVAPVKLYDTRKTIPGFRALDKYAVRIGGAVNHRRGLYDAFLIKNNHIDALDGDIVQAINKARLAKPRLKLEVEVRDLNELSLALSAKPDAILLDNFSPADLAVAVKHARSIAPQIELEASGGIDPRNLEAYAQSGVDAISMGALTHSIKAADLSLHLALVSEQ from the coding sequence ATGAAAACAAATCTTAAAATTCCACCCGGAATCGACCAAGCACAGCTTGAGCATTTAATTAACTTAGGGCTGATTGAAGACATCGGACAGGATTTTAAATCTGGTGACGTTACGACAAACGCTTGCGTGCCAGCTATTCGTTTGGGAACAGCAACGCTACTGGCCAAGGAAGAGTTAGTCGTCTGCGGCTTATTCTTAGTGTCGCAAATTTTTGCAAAAATTGATCCAACGGTGCAAATTAAAGAACTTGCGATGGAAGGCTCGCAGGTCAAAGCCGGCGCAGTGCTTTGTGAAATTTCCGGCCCACTGCGAAGCTTACTCACAGCGGAAAGACTAATTCTTAACTTCATCCAGCGTCTCTCGGGGATCGCGACCCAAGCCCGCAGACTCCAAGCATTGGTTGCCCCTGTTAAGCTTTACGACACCCGCAAAACAATCCCTGGGTTTAGAGCACTTGATAAATACGCAGTGCGCATTGGTGGAGCTGTAAATCACCGTCGCGGACTGTATGATGCGTTTTTGATTAAAAATAACCACATCGACGCCCTCGACGGAGATATTGTGCAGGCGATAAATAAAGCGCGCCTCGCCAAACCACGCCTCAAACTTGAAGTCGAGGTGCGCGACTTGAATGAACTATCGCTTGCCTTAAGCGCAAAACCCGATGCAATTCTACTAGATAATTTTAGCCCCGCGGATCTTGCTGTCGCAGTCAAGCATGCTCGCTCGATTGCTCCACAAATTGAACTTGAAGCTTCGGGAGGCATTGATCCAAGAAATCTTGAAGCTTATGCCCAAAGCGGAGTCGATGCTATTTCCATGGGCGCGCTAACGCACTCAATAAAAGCCGCTGATCTTTCCCTTCACCTTGCTTTAGTCTCAGAACAATAA
- a CDS encoding biotin--[acetyl-CoA-carboxylase] ligase — protein MLALEKIKASCNEKTTDTKKSALTAYLFDQISSTMDLASAIQQGQEILEPHQSIELNVPAHELQGLTAVLARGQTQGRGRQGRSWTSTENQGLYATVCWNPQAKLNTLPGLSIVVGLALQQALKSFNLKVSLKWPNDLVVFEENQTQLVWKKLGGILIESTLNAEVCSSMRLGFGINLQPVEIAPPAQPISLSELGFYQQQACDENILFVTCLFEIIENLNLLLNTGFAPFQERFMRDSNLCGKKLSRNHKVYLVEGIDSQGALIVNDPQTQEKSLLHSGEIEL, from the coding sequence ATGCTTGCTCTCGAAAAAATAAAAGCCTCCTGCAACGAGAAAACCACCGACACTAAAAAATCTGCACTCACGGCATATTTATTCGATCAAATTTCTTCAACCATGGACCTTGCTTCGGCAATTCAGCAAGGACAGGAAATACTAGAACCACATCAAAGCATTGAACTAAACGTCCCGGCACACGAACTCCAAGGACTAACAGCTGTTCTTGCACGCGGGCAAACTCAAGGCCGCGGCCGCCAAGGTCGAAGTTGGACTTCTACGGAAAATCAAGGTCTCTACGCGACAGTCTGCTGGAATCCGCAGGCTAAATTAAATACCTTGCCCGGACTTTCCATAGTTGTCGGCCTGGCTCTGCAACAAGCCTTGAAAAGTTTTAATCTCAAAGTTTCACTCAAATGGCCCAATGACCTGGTGGTCTTCGAGGAAAATCAAACTCAGCTTGTCTGGAAGAAATTGGGTGGCATTTTGATTGAGTCAACTTTGAATGCAGAGGTTTGCTCCTCCATGCGTCTGGGCTTTGGCATTAATCTCCAGCCTGTAGAAATTGCTCCACCCGCCCAGCCAATTAGTTTGAGCGAGCTTGGATTTTATCAGCAACAAGCATGCGACGAAAATATTCTCTTTGTCACTTGCTTATTTGAAATCATCGAAAATTTAAATTTATTGTTAAACACGGGATTTGCACCGTTCCAAGAACGCTTTATGCGCGATTCGAATTTGTGCGGCAAGAAATTATCGCGCAATCACAAAGTTTACTTAGTCGAAGGGATCGATTCTCAAGGCGCTCTAATTGTTAACGATCCTCAAACGCAGGAGAAAAGTCTTTTACATTCAGGCGAAATTGAATTATAA
- a CDS encoding sigma-70 family RNA polymerase sigma factor, translating to MKAQVKKLVSRKSGPKIRTRALTAKKSAAKKTPAKKAASKIDREKLILEHRDNARKLARSMLRRWRVRLPYEELDSIVDLTLCESALRFSPEHGAGFMTFLFYHLRGYLVRAVSSAVQNTQFMNGVHTTTDDETIHLSPEGACFGNHQVESPETILIRKENISSTRTACSGLDSLEQEVIIRSFENDESLVDIAKSLGYSRCHISRVKRRALEQLQGSLGSEHANESTKVPLIRLQVEAVTEKRKRTRRGGKSNVVEITEAVAGLRKSA from the coding sequence ATGAAGGCTCAAGTAAAGAAATTAGTTAGTCGTAAAAGTGGTCCTAAAATACGCACGCGCGCATTAACAGCTAAAAAGTCTGCAGCGAAAAAAACGCCTGCTAAAAAGGCTGCTTCAAAGATCGACCGCGAAAAGCTCATCCTCGAACATCGTGACAATGCTCGCAAACTTGCCCGCAGCATGTTACGCCGCTGGAGAGTGCGCCTACCTTATGAAGAGCTTGATAGCATTGTTGACCTCACGCTTTGCGAGTCTGCGCTACGTTTTTCACCTGAACACGGAGCCGGCTTTATGACGTTCCTTTTCTATCATTTACGCGGTTATCTTGTTCGCGCAGTTTCAAGTGCAGTGCAAAACACACAATTTATGAACGGAGTACACACGACAACTGATGACGAAACTATTCACTTATCACCTGAGGGTGCTTGCTTTGGGAATCACCAAGTTGAAAGTCCAGAGACAATTCTGATCCGTAAAGAAAACATTTCATCTACACGCACAGCTTGCTCCGGCCTTGATAGTCTCGAGCAAGAAGTGATTATCCGTTCATTTGAGAATGACGAATCACTTGTCGATATCGCTAAGTCATTGGGCTATAGCCGTTGTCACATTTCCCGTGTTAAGCGTCGTGCGCTTGAGCAACTTCAAGGGTCGCTTGGTAGTGAACATGCAAACGAATCGACAAAAGTCCCATTGATTCGCCTCCAGGTCGAAGCAGTCACGGAAAAACGCAAGCGCACACGTCGCGGTGGAAAATCAAACGTAGTTGAAATCACCGAAGCAGTAGCTGGGCTAAGAAAATCTGCCTAG
- a CDS encoding glycosyltransferase family 39 protein yields the protein MSLRLTNFRIFIIGALLYLGTFFVFLGAMPIYRVSEAREGSVINALAEGDSLVLPLRHGKIIPSKPPLYHWLSFFIFRPDRPINEFQLRFVSALAGIGMLALTFFTGQRLLGLNFAIASTTILGTSVGFLNLASSGRVDMLFSFLVCSGIFLWLNAALNAGRDRLIPQRIVYLVSLCFGLSILAKGPVGFVLGVIVCWLISAATQNLTTCYKQVVNPSWIVGLLLALIVAEPWYALAASQGGDAFLERQIVFENILRLIGGSGITIKPFWFYFTHLWGEFIPAVVLITAAIIGLLLKRQFLAPGAIISFFGAADSTESRLAKASLFWLLGGMIFFSIAAGKRQSYLMPLLPAGSILLALICARLASGEAELIRRISLLTALCTPLYLAVYFSIQVVQASNLTFKGISYELAQLIPDTQSVTIVKSPSDESFDVLLFYLNRKVDFQELTKINNPNGLYLFREKDKRALSRYLSHVIYTAERPRDRSQREFENSDKNPERLYLARLNAKLTHAVLTAD from the coding sequence TTGAGTCTGCGACTTACAAATTTTAGAATTTTTATCATTGGCGCACTGCTTTACCTCGGGACATTTTTTGTTTTCCTCGGGGCCATGCCGATCTATCGAGTCTCGGAAGCACGTGAGGGCAGTGTGATCAATGCGCTTGCAGAAGGGGATTCGCTAGTACTGCCCTTGAGGCACGGGAAAATTATCCCTTCTAAGCCGCCACTCTATCACTGGCTGTCCTTTTTTATTTTTCGCCCAGATCGCCCAATCAATGAGTTTCAATTACGCTTTGTCTCGGCACTTGCTGGAATAGGCATGCTAGCTTTAACCTTTTTTACTGGGCAGCGCTTGCTCGGGCTTAATTTCGCAATCGCCAGCACGACAATCTTAGGCACAAGTGTAGGGTTTCTTAATTTGGCTAGCTCTGGCCGAGTTGACATGCTTTTTTCTTTTCTAGTCTGCTCTGGGATTTTTCTTTGGCTTAATGCAGCGCTAAACGCCGGTCGCGATAGGTTGATTCCTCAGCGCATTGTCTATCTAGTGTCACTTTGCTTTGGGCTTTCAATTTTAGCGAAAGGTCCGGTTGGCTTTGTGTTGGGTGTAATTGTCTGCTGGTTAATTTCTGCGGCAACCCAGAATCTGACAACTTGCTATAAGCAAGTTGTCAACCCGAGTTGGATTGTTGGACTTTTGCTGGCGCTGATCGTGGCAGAGCCATGGTATGCGCTAGCTGCCTCGCAAGGTGGAGATGCATTTCTCGAGCGTCAAATTGTTTTCGAGAATATACTACGCCTCATCGGCGGAAGTGGTATTACGATCAAGCCCTTCTGGTTTTATTTTACTCATCTCTGGGGTGAGTTTATCCCAGCAGTGGTACTGATTACAGCAGCAATAATTGGCTTGCTGTTAAAGCGACAATTCTTAGCGCCTGGAGCAATAATAAGTTTCTTCGGCGCTGCTGATTCGACCGAGTCGCGACTAGCTAAAGCGAGCCTGTTTTGGCTACTGGGCGGCATGATATTTTTTAGCATCGCTGCGGGTAAACGTCAGTCTTATTTAATGCCATTGTTACCTGCAGGCTCAATCCTCTTGGCTTTGATCTGTGCCAGGCTTGCCAGCGGAGAAGCAGAGTTGATCCGGAGAATTTCACTTTTAACAGCACTTTGCACGCCGCTTTATCTGGCAGTCTATTTTTCAATCCAGGTTGTGCAAGCCTCAAATCTGACCTTCAAGGGAATTAGTTATGAGCTTGCCCAATTAATTCCAGACACGCAGTCTGTAACAATCGTTAAAAGCCCGAGTGATGAAAGTTTCGATGTACTCTTGTTTTACTTGAATCGCAAAGTTGATTTCCAAGAACTGACAAAAATTAATAACCCCAATGGACTTTACCTCTTTCGTGAAAAAGACAAACGCGCACTCAGTCGCTATCTCAGCCATGTGATCTATACAGCTGAACGCCCGCGGGATCGCAGTCAACGAGAGTTCGAAAACTCAGATAAAAATCCAGAACGTTTGTATCTTGCGCGCCTGAATGCTAAATTGACGCACGCCGTTTTAACCGCGGATTAA
- a CDS encoding tetratricopeptide repeat protein has translation MKATDYLRNIFCWALVLLSACILPPSKKPAAVISETELDQVTLLQRGRDLAALGRFEAAEVELRKAAAIPGANYIVYNDLAFALMGRSKYAEAEFYLHHVLTERPHDFSSLLNLARLAYLQGRLEAARKILFKISELNRQQKLQVGGLKQDQALSQNELSLLLTNLSMVNFDLGYFDEALCFAEEAYQVSPTDYTLSRLVRLLLWAEKIDSAYRFLSTRLTAANQPRPTENLLLDLALVNYLRHDLAAGRAALNQLLSSPAEASTEVRTLAFLLQGVFLQDESRTAEIRDARTQLFQAEPKICLAEFGNRVSYWPDMALREAEVFLEPICGNSANPRAIVEQNPSAGFKIRDWIRSLGL, from the coding sequence GTGAAAGCTACTGATTATTTGCGAAATATTTTCTGCTGGGCACTAGTTCTACTCTCAGCTTGCATTTTACCACCAAGTAAAAAACCTGCTGCCGTGATTAGCGAAACGGAACTGGACCAAGTTACGCTCTTGCAGCGCGGGCGCGATCTTGCCGCGCTTGGACGCTTTGAAGCTGCAGAAGTTGAACTCCGTAAAGCGGCAGCAATTCCAGGCGCGAACTACATTGTCTATAACGACTTGGCCTTTGCTTTAATGGGACGTAGCAAATATGCAGAGGCTGAATTTTACTTGCACCATGTTTTAACAGAGCGCCCACATGATTTCTCGAGCTTGTTGAACCTAGCTAGACTTGCCTACCTGCAAGGTCGGCTCGAAGCTGCGCGCAAAATCTTATTCAAAATTTCTGAATTAAATCGGCAACAAAAACTTCAAGTCGGGGGGCTTAAGCAAGATCAGGCCTTGAGTCAAAATGAATTGAGTTTGCTGCTGACGAATTTATCGATGGTTAATTTCGATCTTGGATACTTTGATGAAGCTTTATGTTTTGCCGAAGAAGCCTATCAAGTCAGCCCGACTGACTATACACTCAGCCGCCTGGTTCGGCTCTTGCTTTGGGCTGAAAAAATTGACAGTGCCTATCGATTTCTGAGCACGCGCCTAACAGCAGCAAATCAACCGCGGCCTACAGAAAATCTGCTACTCGATCTGGCCTTGGTTAATTATTTACGTCACGATTTAGCTGCAGGACGTGCCGCATTAAATCAGCTTTTATCTAGCCCAGCAGAAGCGTCTACTGAAGTGCGCACTTTGGCTTTCTTGCTGCAGGGGGTTTTCTTACAAGATGAAAGTCGCACAGCGGAAATCCGTGACGCTCGAACTCAACTCTTTCAGGCCGAGCCCAAGATCTGCCTGGCAGAATTTGGTAACCGCGTTTCGTACTGGCCGGATATGGCATTACGTGAGGCCGAAGTCTTTTTAGAGCCGATCTGTGGAAACTCAGCTAATCCCCGAGCGATTGTTGAACAAAATCCAAGTGCTGGATTTAAAATCAGAGATTGGATACGTTCTCTTGGCCTTTAA
- the dnaB gene encoding replicative DNA helicase, which produces MAVSLVDKNSSQNTNQKFSGRIPPHSREAEQSVLGAILIDNEAVNSVLEILQPGDFHIKQHQLLFAGMIAVFDRGEPIDVVTLTQMLRTTSDLDAAGGIEYISQLVEIVPTSANAQYYARLVKSMSLRRNLIHEAGVIVDEAFAADEDVETLLDTVEQKIFKLSESRINKGFYRVSDVVKDSIKQVEKHYISKEPITGLASGFYDLDNITAGFQPSDLIILAGRPSMGKTSLALSMALNVGLNPKRAGAVAIFSLEMSKEQIVTRLLCSRARVSSSKIRSGKLSETDFPRLVEAASELSHADVFIDDTSAISVLEMRAKARRLHREKPLSLVVVDYLQLMRGSSRSSDRRDQEISEISGALKGLAKELNIPVVALSQLNRGVESRDNKRPHMADLRESGAIEQDADLISFVYRDEVYNPDTPDKGVAEVIVSKHRNGPIGTVKLAFQGEYTLFENLSEEAAYDYLGEDLGAVGDELL; this is translated from the coding sequence ATGGCAGTTTCTCTAGTCGACAAGAATTCTTCGCAAAATACAAATCAAAAATTCTCTGGGCGCATACCTCCGCACTCACGTGAGGCTGAGCAATCAGTGCTTGGTGCGATTTTAATCGATAATGAAGCAGTTAATAGTGTTTTGGAAATCCTCCAGCCTGGAGATTTCCATATTAAACAACACCAACTGCTCTTTGCGGGGATGATCGCTGTATTTGACCGCGGTGAGCCGATTGACGTTGTGACCTTAACACAGATGTTACGTACCACGAGCGACCTTGATGCAGCTGGTGGCATTGAATATATCTCCCAACTTGTAGAAATTGTCCCGACTTCAGCAAACGCTCAGTACTACGCTCGCCTAGTAAAAAGCATGAGTTTGCGCCGTAACCTCATTCATGAAGCTGGCGTAATTGTTGATGAAGCTTTTGCTGCAGATGAAGACGTTGAAACTTTACTTGATACTGTGGAGCAGAAAATTTTCAAGCTTTCTGAGTCCAGAATCAACAAGGGCTTTTATCGTGTAAGCGACGTGGTTAAAGACTCAATCAAGCAAGTCGAGAAGCACTACATCAGTAAAGAGCCAATCACTGGCCTGGCTTCGGGCTTTTATGACCTGGATAATATTACAGCAGGATTTCAGCCATCAGACTTAATTATTCTGGCGGGCCGTCCAAGTATGGGAAAAACATCCCTGGCGCTTTCGATGGCTTTAAACGTAGGCTTAAATCCAAAACGAGCTGGGGCGGTAGCAATTTTCTCACTGGAAATGTCTAAAGAACAAATTGTGACCAGATTACTTTGTTCGCGCGCGCGAGTTAGTAGTTCCAAGATTCGCTCTGGTAAACTAAGTGAAACTGATTTTCCACGCTTAGTTGAAGCCGCATCAGAATTATCGCATGCCGATGTCTTTATTGATGATACTTCGGCTATTTCAGTTTTGGAAATGCGCGCCAAGGCCCGCAGACTACATCGTGAAAAACCACTGAGTCTAGTGGTTGTCGACTATTTGCAATTAATGCGTGGCTCCTCGCGTTCATCTGACCGCCGCGACCAGGAAATCTCTGAGATCTCCGGTGCGCTTAAAGGTTTGGCTAAGGAATTGAATATCCCGGTGGTTGCACTCTCGCAGCTTAACCGTGGAGTTGAGTCGCGCGATAATAAACGCCCACATATGGCTGATTTGCGTGAATCTGGTGCGATTGAGCAAGATGCAGACTTAATTAGCTTTGTTTATCGTGACGAAGTTTATAATCCGGATACCCCCGATAAGGGTGTTGCTGAAGTGATTGTTTCCAAGCATCGTAACGGCCCAATCGGCACAGTAAAACTTGCTTTCCAAGGCGAATATACACTCTTTGAAAACCTCTCTGAAGAAGCTGCCTATGATTATTTGGGTGAGGATCTGGGTGCGGTTGGCGACGAGTTATTATAA